A region from the Pseudomonas cucumis genome encodes:
- a CDS encoding exonuclease domain-containing protein has translation MPHWLVIDLEATTDEGGWPVTEMEIIEIGATLVDRKGQELDHFQCFVRPLRRPLLTPFCRELTHITQANIDAAQPLTDVWPLFERWLSQHHARLEGWASWGDYDRKQLLQDWQRLQLDSALSRVPHMNLKQRFAKACRLERPLNLNGALQLAGLQFNGQQHRALEDARNTARLLPLIFPANP, from the coding sequence ATGCCTCACTGGTTGGTCATTGATCTGGAAGCCACCACCGATGAGGGTGGCTGGCCAGTAACAGAAATGGAAATCATCGAAATCGGTGCCACCCTCGTGGACCGCAAGGGCCAGGAACTGGATCACTTCCAGTGCTTCGTGCGCCCGTTGCGCCGGCCCTTGCTGACGCCGTTTTGCCGGGAATTGACCCACATCACCCAGGCCAATATCGATGCCGCACAGCCGCTCACCGACGTTTGGCCGTTGTTCGAACGCTGGCTGAGCCAACATCACGCGCGCCTGGAAGGCTGGGCCAGTTGGGGCGATTACGACCGCAAACAACTGCTTCAGGATTGGCAGCGCCTGCAACTCGACAGCGCCCTGAGCCGGGTGCCGCACATGAACCTCAAACAACGCTTCGCCAAGGCTTGTCGGCTCGAGCGCCCGCTGAACCTCAATGGAGCCTTGCAACTGGCGGGCCTGCAGTTCAACGGCCAGCAGCATCGGGCACTGGAAGACGCGCGCAATACTGCGCGATTGTTACCGCTGATTTTCCCCGCTAATCCTTGA
- the ppnP gene encoding pyrimidine/purine nucleoside phosphorylase, with product MFKVNEYFDGTVKSIAFGTAEGPATIGVMAPGEYEFGTSQREIMHVVSGALTVKLADSDTWETFAAGSQFNVPANSKFQLKVAVDTAYLCEYRG from the coding sequence ATGTTTAAAGTCAACGAGTACTTCGACGGCACCGTCAAGTCGATCGCCTTTGGCACCGCTGAAGGTCCAGCGACCATCGGCGTCATGGCACCGGGCGAATACGAATTCGGCACCAGCCAGCGCGAAATCATGCACGTGGTGTCCGGCGCCCTGACCGTCAAACTGGCTGACAGCGACACTTGGGAAACCTTCGCCGCCGGCAGCCAGTTCAACGTGCCCGCCAACAGCAAGTTCCAGCTCAAAGTGGCCGTCGACACCGCTTACCTGTGCGAATACCGCGGCTAA
- a CDS encoding IS110 family RNA-guided transposase, whose amino-acid sequence MSESALIGIDLGKHSFHLHGQDKLGREVFRKKLSRQQMMTLFGNLPACTVVMEACAGAHFVALQLMAMGHEAKLISPQFVRPFVKGNKNDFVDAEAICEAASRPSMRFVSPKTEAQQTLSVLHRLRESLVRDRTKTANQMHGFLLEFGISLPKGLAIMKRLASILAEHELPVRLTVLLQRLHEHFCYLDEQIKALDKELASQLADDDLGSRLLSLPCVGPITASLLAVEVGDGQQYKCSRDFAASVGLVPRQYSTGGRANLLGISKRGDKHLRQLLVQCARVYMQRLEHQKGALADWVRSLLGRRHSNVVACALANKLARIAWALAAHHTQYEAGPDALNA is encoded by the coding sequence ATGAGCGAGTCAGCGCTGATCGGGATCGATCTCGGTAAACACAGTTTCCACCTGCACGGCCAAGACAAATTGGGCCGAGAGGTGTTTCGCAAGAAGCTCTCGCGTCAACAAATGATGACGCTTTTCGGCAATCTGCCGGCCTGTACCGTGGTGATGGAAGCTTGTGCCGGCGCGCATTTCGTCGCTCTCCAGCTGATGGCCATGGGGCATGAAGCCAAACTGATTTCCCCGCAATTCGTCCGCCCCTTCGTCAAAGGCAACAAAAATGACTTCGTGGATGCCGAAGCCATTTGCGAGGCGGCTTCGCGTCCATCGATGCGCTTCGTTTCGCCTAAAACAGAGGCACAGCAGACGCTTTCCGTTCTGCATCGCCTGCGCGAGTCGCTGGTACGCGATCGCACCAAAACCGCCAATCAAATGCATGGTTTCCTACTGGAGTTCGGCATCAGCCTGCCCAAGGGCCTGGCGATCATGAAGCGGTTGGCGAGTATTTTGGCTGAGCATGAGTTGCCCGTTCGGTTGACAGTCCTGTTACAGCGCTTGCATGAGCATTTCTGTTATCTGGATGAACAGATCAAGGCGCTGGATAAAGAGCTGGCAAGCCAACTGGCCGACGATGATCTCGGCAGCCGCTTGCTGAGCTTGCCGTGTGTCGGGCCGATCACCGCCAGCCTGCTGGCTGTAGAGGTGGGCGATGGCCAACAGTACAAATGCAGCCGTGACTTCGCCGCCTCCGTGGGCTTGGTGCCCAGGCAGTACAGCACCGGCGGCAGGGCTAATTTGCTGGGCATCAGCAAGCGCGGCGACAAGCATCTCAGGCAGTTGCTGGTTCAATGTGCTCGGGTCTATATGCAGAGGCTAGAACACCAGAAAGGGGCTCTGGCCGACTGGGTGCGCTCATTGCTTGGGCGACGACACTCGAACGTGGTGGCCTGCGCCCTGGCTAACAAGCTGGCGCGGATCGCGTGGGCGCTAGCGGCTCACCATACGCAATATGAAGCAGGGCCAGACGCGCTGAACGCCTGA
- a CDS encoding MOSC domain-containing protein, which yields MRLSALYRFPLKSGKGETLNQVSLDKLGLDGDRRWMLVDEASGRFLTQRAVAKMSQLSALWNADGGLTLSAPDHSPIDIALPDGDADLRGVTIWRDTLRVPDAGDAAGAWVSEFIGKPTRLVQVPLERARTTQAGYGKDDDQVAFADGFPLLLIGQASLEDLSSKVGRPLEMLRFRPNLVIEGSEAYAEDSWKRIRIGDVEFRVVKSCSRCILTTIDPQTGERSEDREPLATLQKYRTEADGAMFGQNLVNDGNGRLEVGMPVTILE from the coding sequence ATGCGTCTGAGCGCGCTTTATCGTTTTCCGTTGAAATCCGGCAAGGGCGAGACCCTGAATCAGGTCAGCCTGGACAAACTGGGACTGGACGGTGATCGACGCTGGATGCTGGTAGACGAGGCCAGTGGGCGCTTTCTGACTCAGCGCGCGGTCGCGAAAATGAGTCAGCTGTCAGCATTGTGGAATGCCGATGGCGGCTTGACCCTCAGCGCCCCGGATCATTCACCGATCGATATTGCGTTGCCTGACGGCGATGCCGATCTGCGTGGGGTGACCATCTGGCGCGACACCTTGCGCGTCCCCGATGCCGGCGATGCGGCGGGCGCCTGGGTCAGTGAGTTCATCGGCAAGCCGACACGCTTGGTGCAAGTGCCGCTTGAGCGCGCGCGGACTACCCAGGCCGGCTACGGCAAGGACGATGATCAGGTAGCTTTTGCCGACGGCTTTCCGTTGTTGCTAATTGGTCAGGCATCGCTGGAAGACTTGTCGAGCAAGGTCGGGCGGCCGCTGGAGATGTTGCGTTTCCGGCCCAATCTGGTAATCGAGGGCAGTGAAGCGTATGCCGAAGATAGCTGGAAGCGCATCCGCATTGGCGATGTCGAGTTTCGCGTGGTCAAGTCCTGCTCACGCTGCATTCTGACCACCATCGACCCGCAGACCGGCGAACGCAGCGAAGATCGTGAACCGCTGGCTACATTGCAGAAATACCGCACCGAGGCCGACGGCGCGATGTTTGGACAGAACTTGGTCAACGACGGCAATGGCCGGCTCGAAGTCGGCATGCCGGTGACGATCCTCGAATAA
- a CDS encoding chemotaxis protein CheV, which produces MAGILDTVDQRTQLVGENRLEILMFRLAGRQLFAINVFKVQEVLQLPKLTLMPQRHPYVCGVVNLRGQTLPVIDLSQAIGMRPLVPSPTSTIIVTEYNRSVQAFLVGGVDRIVNMNWEAILPPPTSAGRQHYLTAISKVDDQLVEIIDVEKVLAEIVPYNAKVSRDKLDDPVLERARGREVLLVDDSNVALSQLRDTLGQLGVKMHIASDGLKALNMLKAWADTGEVMTDKLLMIFTDAEMPEMDGYRLTTEIRNDPRLRGLYVVLHTSLSGSFNDSMVKKVGCDNFLSKFQPDKLVDVVRQRLMLDAVPA; this is translated from the coding sequence ATGGCCGGCATTCTCGACACGGTAGACCAACGCACGCAACTGGTGGGTGAGAATCGCCTGGAAATTCTCATGTTCCGACTGGCCGGACGGCAATTGTTCGCGATCAACGTCTTCAAGGTCCAGGAAGTGCTGCAGCTGCCGAAGCTGACCCTGATGCCGCAACGCCATCCCTATGTTTGTGGCGTGGTCAACCTGCGTGGTCAGACGCTGCCGGTGATCGACCTGTCCCAGGCCATCGGCATGCGCCCGCTGGTGCCAAGCCCCACCAGTACCATCATCGTCACCGAATACAACCGCTCGGTGCAGGCGTTCCTGGTCGGTGGCGTGGACCGCATCGTCAACATGAACTGGGAAGCCATTCTGCCGCCGCCCACCAGCGCTGGTCGCCAGCATTACCTGACCGCCATCAGCAAGGTTGATGATCAGTTGGTGGAAATCATCGACGTCGAAAAAGTGCTGGCCGAAATCGTTCCCTACAATGCCAAGGTATCGCGCGACAAACTCGATGATCCGGTGCTGGAGCGCGCCCGTGGCCGTGAAGTGCTGTTGGTGGATGACTCGAACGTGGCCTTGTCGCAATTGCGCGACACCTTGGGTCAACTGGGCGTGAAGATGCACATCGCCAGCGATGGCTTGAAGGCGCTGAACATGCTCAAGGCCTGGGCCGATACGGGCGAAGTCATGACCGACAAGCTGCTGATGATCTTCACCGATGCGGAAATGCCGGAAATGGACGGCTATCGATTGACCACCGAAATCCGTAACGACCCCCGTTTGCGCGGCCTTTATGTGGTCTTGCACACCTCGCTGTCGGGCAGCTTCAACGACTCGATGGTGAAGAAGGTCGGCTGCGACAACTTCCTCTCCAAGTTCCAGCCCGACAAACTCGTCGACGTGGTGCGCCAGCGCCTGATGCTCGACGCAGTACCTGCCTGA
- a CDS encoding sensor histidine kinase produces MYASLKSITLRPPSRKNARRFTLLLCTCSALGSLLVYSLSMPLPLSLLVLNSAALTCVWVGHCLSRKSIKFQPQELADRLLQVQENERHRLSRELHDDIGQLLTAAKLQSEWLKRRLPEELQGQCSVLCDTLDETLTKVRDVSAILNPRQLASLGLEASLRAHLLKTLANTSMHWSLECHQRLTGIPEEMAVAAFRITQEAVTNILRHAEAKNLLVRLQRQPQGLTLLIRDDGLGFAPAADPAREGQRGMAGMSERIDQLGGTLTVISEPGKGTQIEALFPWAPRALERASTNKVMH; encoded by the coding sequence ATGTACGCCAGCCTCAAGTCAATTACCCTGCGGCCACCTTCTCGAAAAAACGCGCGCCGGTTCACGCTTTTACTGTGCACCTGCTCGGCGCTTGGCAGCCTGCTGGTCTATAGCTTGTCCATGCCTCTGCCGTTGAGTCTGCTGGTGCTCAATAGTGCAGCGTTGACCTGTGTCTGGGTGGGACATTGCCTCTCGCGCAAATCGATAAAGTTTCAACCTCAAGAACTGGCTGACCGACTGCTCCAAGTGCAGGAAAACGAACGCCACCGGCTCAGTCGGGAACTGCATGATGACATCGGTCAATTGCTGACCGCCGCAAAACTTCAAAGTGAATGGCTCAAACGTCGATTGCCCGAAGAACTGCAGGGTCAGTGTTCGGTACTTTGCGATACGCTGGACGAAACCCTGACCAAGGTTCGTGACGTCTCGGCCATCCTGAACCCGCGACAACTGGCCAGTCTCGGGCTGGAAGCCAGTCTGCGCGCACACTTACTCAAGACACTGGCCAATACCTCCATGCATTGGAGCCTGGAATGCCATCAACGCTTGACGGGCATACCGGAAGAAATGGCGGTGGCGGCTTTTCGAATCACTCAAGAAGCAGTGACCAATATACTGCGTCATGCCGAGGCCAAAAATCTGTTGGTCCGCCTGCAACGCCAGCCCCAGGGCCTGACCCTGTTGATCCGCGATGATGGCCTGGGTTTCGCGCCAGCGGCAGATCCCGCTCGCGAAGGGCAACGCGGAATGGCCGGGATGTCGGAACGGATCGATCAATTAGGTGGCACACTGACCGTGATCAGCGAACCCGGCAAAGGCACTCAAATAGAAGCACTCTTCCCGTGGGCGCCCCGTGCGCTAGAACGGGCCAGTACGAATAAGGTTATGCATTGA
- a CDS encoding response regulator: MTCNLLLVDDHSLIRAGVRALVLDIPGYAVIGEANDGSLLVEMVEQLSPDIILLDISMKETGGLEALQRLKRVRPQCKVLILSMHTDPALIMQALESGAHGYLLKDTTATELEHALDALRNNERYLSPAIAHTVINQALTRTQKNQVQAQDSHNLTARQLEILRLIVRGKSTREIANGLALSIKTVETHRSQIMKRLQIYDVAGLVLFAVREQIISLDD, encoded by the coding sequence TTGACTTGTAACTTACTTCTGGTGGACGACCACTCGCTTATCAGGGCTGGCGTGCGCGCTCTGGTGCTGGATATTCCCGGCTATGCGGTAATCGGGGAGGCTAATGACGGCTCGCTGTTGGTCGAGATGGTCGAGCAGCTGTCCCCGGACATCATTCTGCTGGATATTTCCATGAAGGAAACCGGTGGTCTTGAAGCCTTGCAGCGACTCAAGCGCGTACGCCCCCAGTGCAAAGTACTTATCCTGTCGATGCACACTGACCCGGCGCTTATCATGCAAGCACTGGAATCAGGGGCGCATGGCTACCTGCTCAAGGACACCACAGCCACCGAACTCGAACATGCCCTGGATGCCTTGCGCAATAACGAACGCTATCTGAGCCCGGCCATTGCCCATACCGTCATCAATCAGGCACTGACCCGAACCCAGAAAAATCAGGTGCAAGCCCAGGACTCGCACAACCTGACGGCACGTCAACTGGAAATCCTGCGACTGATTGTTCGTGGCAAATCCACCCGGGAAATCGCCAATGGCCTGGCTCTGAGCATCAAGACTGTCGAAACCCACCGCTCGCAGATCATGAAACGCTTGCAGATCTATGATGTGGCCGGCCTGGTGCTGTTCGCCGTGCGTGAGCAAATCATCAGTCTGGACGATTAG
- the yegS gene encoding lipid kinase YegS, producing MSDRNALLILHGKQALNEEVRAAVEGKRQQGWKLAVRLTWEAGDAQRLVKEALTAGYTQLIAGGGDGTLRDIAEAMAAHSTQASLVLLPLGTANDFARAAGVPLEPAQALDLLEAAPRAIDLGEVGGQVFLNMATGGFGSQVTANTSEDLKKILGGAAYLFTGLSRFSELHAAYGELQGPDFHWRGELLALGIGNGRQAGGGHVLCPQALADDGLLDISILPAPQELVGTLKDLLTDGFGIDNMFVRARLPWVEIKVSEGLYINLDGEPLEGDSLRFSARPAALRVHLPEGSPLLSVSNPANRPD from the coding sequence ATGAGCGATCGCAACGCGCTGTTGATTCTGCATGGCAAGCAGGCACTTAATGAGGAGGTCCGTGCAGCCGTCGAAGGCAAGCGCCAGCAAGGCTGGAAACTGGCTGTTCGACTGACCTGGGAGGCCGGTGATGCGCAGCGGTTGGTGAAGGAAGCGCTGACGGCAGGTTATACGCAATTGATTGCCGGCGGCGGTGATGGCACCTTGCGTGATATTGCCGAAGCCATGGCGGCGCATTCGACGCAGGCAAGCCTGGTGCTTTTGCCCTTGGGCACCGCCAACGATTTTGCTCGCGCCGCCGGTGTGCCTCTGGAGCCCGCGCAGGCGTTGGATCTTCTGGAGGCTGCCCCGCGAGCCATTGATCTGGGCGAAGTCGGCGGGCAGGTTTTCCTGAACATGGCCACGGGCGGCTTTGGCAGTCAGGTCACGGCCAACACCTCCGAGGATCTGAAAAAAATTCTTGGAGGCGCCGCTTATCTCTTCACGGGGTTATCGCGCTTTAGTGAGTTGCATGCGGCCTATGGCGAGTTGCAGGGACCGGATTTTCACTGGCGCGGCGAATTGTTGGCATTGGGCATCGGCAATGGCCGACAGGCTGGCGGTGGTCATGTGCTGTGCCCTCAGGCGCTGGCTGACGATGGACTGCTGGATATCAGCATTTTGCCCGCGCCACAGGAATTGGTCGGTACCTTGAAAGACCTGCTGACCGATGGCTTCGGAATCGACAACATGTTTGTGCGCGCTCGTTTGCCATGGGTCGAGATCAAAGTTTCGGAGGGCCTTTATATCAACCTTGATGGTGAGCCTCTGGAAGGCGACAGTCTGCGTTTCTCGGCGCGCCCGGCGGCATTGCGTGTGCATTTGCCCGAGGGCTCGCCGCTGCTGAGCGTCTCGAATCCAGCTAATCGTCCAGACTGA
- a CDS encoding molybdopterin molybdotransferase MoeA produces MKPVGKPGKTGSLMAVEVALARLLEMADASKIREHERLPLAQVQGRVLAADLVSTLDLPPWPNSAMDGYALHLADWTGQPLVVSQKIFAGQAPEPLKPGTCARIFTGAPVPAGADCVEMQENAEVQADERVRFTETMNPGQNIRPQGQETTVGELILPVGTRLGAIEQGLAASLGCAELDVVRKVRVAVLSTGDELIEPGLALGPGQIYNSNRVLLCSWLQRLGCEVIDAGILPDDLATTRARLGELKDVDLILSTGGVSVGEADFLGIALREEGELTLWKLAIKPGKPLTFGHFRGVPVIGLPGNPASTLVTFALLARPYLLRRQGVKEVEPLKFQVPAGFVWPKAGNRREYLRGRLENGRAIIYGNQSSGVLRSAAWADGLVEVLEDRTLIEGDWVSFIPLSEVLS; encoded by the coding sequence GTGAAACCCGTGGGTAAGCCAGGCAAGACTGGCAGTCTGATGGCTGTCGAGGTGGCACTGGCGCGCTTACTGGAAATGGCCGACGCCTCGAAGATTCGCGAACACGAACGCTTGCCGTTGGCGCAGGTTCAGGGGCGTGTACTGGCCGCTGACCTGGTCTCGACACTTGATTTGCCGCCTTGGCCCAACAGTGCCATGGACGGTTATGCCTTGCACCTGGCCGACTGGACAGGACAGCCGTTGGTGGTCAGTCAGAAGATTTTTGCAGGCCAGGCCCCGGAGCCTTTAAAGCCAGGTACCTGTGCACGAATCTTCACCGGCGCGCCGGTGCCCGCAGGCGCCGACTGTGTCGAGATGCAAGAGAATGCCGAGGTTCAGGCGGATGAGCGGGTACGTTTCACCGAGACCATGAACCCAGGACAGAACATCCGTCCACAAGGTCAGGAAACCACTGTTGGTGAGTTGATCTTGCCCGTCGGAACGCGTCTGGGGGCTATCGAGCAGGGGCTGGCGGCATCGCTGGGATGCGCTGAGCTGGACGTGGTTCGCAAGGTTCGTGTTGCGGTGTTGTCTACCGGTGATGAGTTGATTGAGCCCGGCCTGGCCCTTGGGCCGGGACAGATCTACAACAGTAATCGAGTATTGCTCTGCAGCTGGTTGCAGCGCTTGGGTTGTGAGGTGATCGATGCTGGCATTCTTCCCGATGATTTAGCGACCACTCGTGCCCGCCTTGGTGAGTTAAAGGATGTCGACCTGATTCTTTCGACCGGTGGCGTATCGGTAGGAGAGGCCGACTTTCTGGGCATTGCCTTGCGGGAAGAGGGCGAATTGACTCTGTGGAAGCTTGCCATCAAACCAGGTAAGCCGCTGACGTTCGGGCATTTTCGTGGCGTGCCTGTGATTGGTTTGCCCGGCAATCCGGCGTCGACCCTGGTGACTTTTGCTCTGTTGGCAAGGCCCTACCTTTTGCGCCGCCAAGGCGTAAAAGAAGTTGAGCCCCTGAAGTTTCAGGTGCCGGCAGGGTTTGTCTGGCCAAAGGCTGGTAACCGACGTGAGTATTTGCGCGGACGTCTGGAGAACGGCCGGGCAATCATCTACGGAAATCAGAGCTCTGGCGTACTGCGCAGTGCTGCCTGGGCTGACGGTTTGGTCGAAGTGCTGGAGGACCGTACGCTGATCGAGGGTGATTGGGTGAGCTTCATCCCGCTGAGTGAAGTCTTGAGCTGA
- the moaB gene encoding molybdenum cofactor biosynthesis protein B, with product MKAKADVPFAPLNIAVLTVSDTRTLETDTSGQVFVDRLSAAGHNLAARVLLKDDLYKIRAQVANWIADEVVQVVLITGGTGFTGRDSTPEAVSCLLDKQVDGFGELFRQISVADIGTSTVQSRALAGLANGTLVCCLPGSTNAVRTGWDGILAEQLDSRHRPCNFVAHLKQAAPCETRG from the coding sequence ATGAAAGCCAAGGCTGATGTACCTTTCGCACCGCTCAACATCGCGGTGCTGACTGTCAGCGATACCCGTACCCTGGAAACCGATACCTCAGGCCAGGTCTTCGTCGACCGTTTGAGCGCTGCCGGTCATAACCTGGCGGCCCGTGTATTGCTTAAAGATGACCTCTACAAAATTCGCGCGCAAGTCGCCAACTGGATTGCCGATGAAGTCGTGCAAGTGGTGCTGATCACTGGCGGTACCGGGTTCACCGGTCGCGACAGCACACCCGAAGCCGTGAGTTGCCTGCTGGATAAGCAGGTCGATGGTTTTGGTGAATTGTTCCGGCAGATATCGGTAGCGGATATCGGTACCTCGACTGTTCAATCCCGGGCCTTGGCCGGTCTGGCCAATGGCACGCTGGTCTGCTGTTTGCCGGGCTCGACCAATGCGGTGCGCACCGGTTGGGACGGCATTCTCGCCGAGCAACTGGATTCGCGTCACCGTCCATGCAATTTCGTGGCCCATCTGAAACAGGCGGCACCCTGTGAAACCCGTGGGTAA
- the mobA gene encoding molybdenum cofactor guanylyltransferase MobA, with protein MTSNTPLAPCSILLLAGGRGQRMGGQDKGLLDWHGEPLIVHLHRKTRPLSDDLIISCNRNLEKYAPYADQLVHDDEGDFPGPLAGIRAGLKAARHPHLLVLPCDVPRIDAALLQSMRETAGQHPDKPLMLRHGEHWEPLLCMIPVALSAAFETAWNEGERSPGRLMRKLGATALQCPDNDARLANLNTPELLSTHRTVSD; from the coding sequence ATGACCTCGAATACACCTCTGGCGCCTTGCTCCATTCTGCTCCTGGCTGGCGGGCGCGGCCAACGCATGGGCGGTCAGGACAAGGGTTTGCTGGATTGGCACGGCGAACCGCTGATCGTGCATCTGCACCGCAAGACACGCCCGCTGAGTGATGACCTGATCATCTCCTGCAACAGAAACCTGGAAAAATATGCGCCTTATGCGGATCAGTTGGTCCATGACGACGAAGGCGACTTTCCGGGACCGTTGGCAGGTATTCGCGCAGGCCTGAAAGCTGCCCGCCATCCTCATCTGTTGGTGCTGCCCTGCGATGTGCCACGCATCGATGCGGCGCTGCTCCAGAGCATGCGTGAAACCGCCGGGCAGCATCCGGACAAACCGCTGATGCTGCGCCATGGCGAACACTGGGAACCCTTGCTGTGCATGATTCCAGTCGCCCTTTCAGCAGCTTTCGAGACCGCCTGGAACGAAGGCGAGCGCAGCCCGGGCCGCCTTATGCGCAAACTGGGCGCCACAGCCCTGCAATGCCCGGATAACGACGCTCGCCTGGCCAATCTCAATACGCCGGAACTGTTAAGCACACACCGCACTGTGTCAGACTGA
- a CDS encoding YgdI/YgdR family lipoprotein, whose product MTQRTLATFMLALGLATLAGCASPTVITLNDGREIQAVDAPKYDEESGFYEFEQLDGKQTRVNKDQVRTVKDL is encoded by the coding sequence ATGACTCAACGGACCCTCGCCACTTTCATGCTCGCACTGGGCCTTGCCACCCTCGCCGGTTGCGCATCACCTACAGTGATCACCTTGAATGACGGTCGAGAAATCCAGGCCGTCGACGCGCCTAAGTACGATGAAGAATCGGGCTTTTACGAATTCGAACAACTGGATGGCAAGCAAACCCGCGTCAACAAAGATCAGGTCCGTACCGTTAAAGATCTGTAA
- a CDS encoding pseudouridine synthase, with product MSISSFSAAHNQASTLYLPPGPWQTVLDCLCEHFSAIGREQWLDRIARGRVLDGQGLPIALDLPYKEGLRIHYFREVPDEKPIPVVESILYADEHLVVADKPHFLPVTPAGEYVEQTLLRRLIRRLDNPHLVPLHRIDRHTAGLVLFSANPQSRSAYQSLFPTRQIEKRYEAIARALPEHSFPLIHKSRLIDGEPFFRMQEGPGISNTETAVEVREKNGELWRYALYPVTGKKHQLRVHMTALGASICNDPFYPRVLKDVEDDYANPLKLLAQGLRFVDPVTGQEREFESTITLQW from the coding sequence ATGTCCATTTCATCTTTTTCTGCTGCACATAACCAGGCCAGCACGCTCTATCTGCCGCCGGGGCCGTGGCAGACCGTACTCGATTGCCTGTGCGAGCACTTTAGCGCCATCGGTCGTGAACAATGGCTGGACAGAATTGCTCGCGGTCGTGTCCTCGATGGGCAAGGGCTGCCGATCGCCTTGGACCTGCCTTACAAGGAAGGTCTGCGGATTCATTATTTTCGTGAGGTGCCGGACGAAAAACCGATCCCGGTGGTGGAGTCGATCCTCTATGCCGACGAGCATCTGGTGGTGGCAGACAAACCACACTTTCTGCCCGTGACTCCGGCGGGCGAATACGTGGAGCAGACATTGCTGCGACGGCTGATCCGTCGACTGGATAACCCGCATCTGGTGCCTTTGCATCGCATTGACCGGCATACGGCGGGGCTGGTGCTGTTTTCAGCCAACCCTCAGAGTCGGTCGGCGTATCAGTCATTGTTTCCTACACGACAGATCGAAAAGCGCTATGAAGCTATCGCCCGGGCATTGCCGGAACACTCCTTCCCGCTGATCCATAAAAGTCGACTTATCGATGGCGAGCCGTTTTTTCGCATGCAGGAAGGTCCGGGTATCAGCAATACCGAGACGGCTGTCGAGGTCAGGGAAAAGAACGGTGAACTCTGGCGTTATGCGCTGTACCCGGTGACGGGCAAGAAACATCAGTTGCGAGTTCACATGACAGCCCTGGGGGCCAGCATCTGCAATGATCCGTTCTATCCGCGGGTGCTCAAGGACGTTGAAGATGACTATGCCAACCCCTTGAAGCTGTTGGCCCAAGGGCTGCGATTTGTCGATCCGGTCACGGGGCAGGAAAGAGAATTCGAAAGCACCATCACCTTGCAGTGGTGA
- a CDS encoding glutaredoxin family protein has product MLPECQLFGTVGCHLCEVAEAMLMEFVERGLLVELVDIAEDETWFEAYSLRIPVLRRVDTGAELGWPFSADEVVAFLR; this is encoded by the coding sequence ATGCTTCCTGAATGTCAGCTGTTCGGCACCGTTGGTTGCCATCTCTGTGAAGTCGCCGAAGCCATGCTGATGGAATTTGTCGAGCGCGGTTTGTTGGTGGAGCTGGTGGATATCGCTGAGGACGAAACGTGGTTCGAAGCTTACAGTCTGCGTATTCCAGTGTTGCGACGGGTCGATACCGGCGCTGAGCTGGGCTGGCCGTTCAGTGCCGATGAAGTGGTGGCCTTCCTGCGGTAG